One stretch of Saccharomonospora xinjiangensis XJ-54 DNA includes these proteins:
- a CDS encoding DNA gyrase/topoisomerase IV subunit A — MARRKNPTTRVDPSAFDRAGARVFDNPVKTEIEDSYLEYAYSVIHSRALPDARDGLKPVHRRILYSMHENGYRPDHAYVKSSRVVGDVMGRYHPHGDTAIYDAMVRLAQDFSMNVPLVDGHGNFGSPDDGPAASRYTEARMSPEAMLLVGELGEETVDFRPNYDGSLAEPSVLPSAFPNLLVNGTSGIAVGMATNMIPHNLGEVVAAARWLINHPNASLDKLMEFVPGPDLPTGGHLLGLDQVRKAYETGRGVVRMRAKVTTGPIEGSRRQGITVTELPYGVGPEKVIERITDEVNKTKRLSGIADVKDLTDRENGTKLVIECKVGVNPQPLLADLYRLTPLEQSFGINNLVLVDGQPRTLGLKELLEVFLAHRYEVVTRRTRYRRRKREDRLHLVEGLLVALLDIDKVIKLIRGSENAKAAKEGLMRRFALSEIQATYILDTPLRRLTKYDKIELESEKERLREEIAELTAILDDEKVLKRVVSRELAAVAKQFSSPRRTSLIDGDLKEVLEASKPAGPLEVADDPCQVILSSTGLVARTAAESEEAVEGRRRSGRAKHDAIAAMVHTTARGQVLLVTSRGRAFKTDVLPLPVLPQSSGTVSLRGGMPARELVPLEGDERVVGLAPLGEQAEGSPGLALGTRQGVVKVCAPDWPVRADEFDVISLREGDEVVGATWLTDGTETFTFVSSQAALLRYDASLVRPQGLRGGGIAGIALGKAAEVVFFGAVRGDDAEHGEPMVVTATGETVKVTPLSEYPAKGRATAGVRAHRFLTGEKGLVLAWVGPRPVGSSKRGEAVELPQVDLRRDGSGAAHPGPDVVGHQIERP, encoded by the coding sequence ATGGCACGGCGTAAGAACCCGACCACCCGCGTCGATCCCTCCGCCTTCGACAGGGCGGGCGCGCGGGTCTTCGACAACCCGGTGAAGACCGAGATCGAGGACTCCTACCTGGAGTACGCCTACTCGGTCATCCACTCTCGCGCGCTGCCCGACGCGCGGGACGGCTTGAAGCCGGTCCATCGCCGCATCCTCTACTCGATGCACGAGAACGGTTACCGGCCCGATCACGCCTACGTGAAGTCGTCCCGCGTCGTGGGCGATGTGATGGGCCGTTACCACCCGCACGGCGACACGGCGATCTACGACGCCATGGTGCGGCTGGCTCAGGACTTCTCGATGAACGTGCCGCTGGTGGACGGGCACGGCAACTTCGGAAGCCCCGACGACGGACCCGCCGCGTCCCGTTACACCGAGGCCCGCATGTCGCCGGAGGCCATGCTGCTCGTGGGCGAGCTGGGCGAGGAGACCGTCGATTTCCGGCCGAACTACGACGGATCGCTGGCCGAGCCGTCGGTGCTGCCCTCGGCGTTTCCGAACCTGCTCGTCAACGGCACCTCCGGTATCGCGGTCGGCATGGCCACCAACATGATCCCGCACAACCTCGGCGAGGTCGTGGCCGCGGCGCGGTGGCTGATCAACCACCCGAACGCCTCACTGGACAAGCTGATGGAGTTCGTCCCGGGCCCCGACCTGCCCACCGGTGGGCACCTGCTGGGGCTCGACCAGGTGCGCAAGGCGTACGAGACCGGGCGCGGCGTCGTGCGGATGCGGGCGAAGGTCACCACAGGCCCCATCGAGGGCAGCCGAAGGCAGGGCATCACCGTCACCGAACTGCCCTACGGCGTCGGCCCCGAGAAGGTGATCGAGCGGATCACCGACGAGGTCAACAAGACGAAACGCCTCTCCGGCATCGCCGACGTCAAGGACCTCACCGACCGCGAGAACGGCACGAAGCTCGTCATCGAGTGCAAGGTCGGGGTGAACCCGCAGCCACTGCTCGCCGACCTCTACCGGCTCACTCCGCTGGAACAGTCGTTCGGCATCAACAACCTCGTGCTGGTGGACGGTCAGCCGCGCACGCTCGGGCTGAAGGAACTTCTCGAAGTCTTTCTCGCCCACCGGTACGAGGTCGTCACGCGGCGCACGCGGTACCGCAGGCGTAAGCGCGAGGACCGCCTGCACCTCGTCGAGGGTCTGCTCGTCGCGCTCCTCGACATCGACAAGGTGATCAAGCTGATCCGGGGGAGCGAGAACGCCAAGGCCGCGAAGGAAGGCCTGATGAGACGCTTCGCGCTGTCCGAGATCCAGGCCACCTACATCCTCGACACGCCGCTGCGCAGGCTCACCAAGTACGACAAGATCGAACTGGAGTCCGAAAAGGAGCGCCTCCGCGAGGAGATCGCGGAACTGACGGCAATCCTCGACGACGAGAAGGTGCTGAAGCGAGTCGTCTCCAGGGAACTCGCCGCCGTGGCCAAGCAGTTCTCCAGCCCGCGCCGCACCTCCCTCATCGACGGCGACCTCAAGGAGGTTCTGGAGGCGTCGAAACCCGCGGGTCCGCTCGAAGTGGCCGACGACCCGTGTCAGGTCATCCTGTCGTCCACCGGCTTGGTCGCGAGGACTGCGGCCGAGTCTGAGGAGGCCGTCGAGGGACGAAGGCGCAGCGGCAGGGCCAAGCACGACGCGATCGCCGCCATGGTCCATACCACCGCGCGCGGCCAGGTACTGCTAGTGACCAGCCGGGGCAGGGCGTTCAAGACCGACGTGCTGCCGCTGCCCGTGCTGCCGCAGTCGTCCGGCACCGTGTCGTTGCGCGGGGGGATGCCAGCGCGGGAACTCGTGCCATTGGAGGGCGACGAGCGCGTTGTGGGGCTCGCGCCGCTGGGAGAGCAGGCGGAAGGCTCGCCGGGCCTGGCTCTCGGCACCCGGCAGGGCGTGGTGAAGGTGTGCGCGCCCGACTGGCCGGTGCGGGCTGACGAGTTCGACGTCATCAGCCTCAGAGAGGGTGACGAGGTGGTCGGCGCCACCTGGCTCACCGACGGCACGGAGACGTTCACGTTCGTGTCGTCGCAGGCCGCGCTGCTGCGGTACGACGCCTCACTCGTGCGACCGCAGGGTCTGCGGGGCGGCGGCATCGCGGGTATCGCGCTCGGCAAGGCCGCCGAGGTGGTGTTCTTCGGCGCGGTGCGCGGTGACGACGCCGAGCACGGTGAGCCGATGGTGGTGACGGCCACCGGCGAGACCGTCAAGGTCACGCCGCTCTCGGAGTATCCGGCCAAGGGCAGGGCCACCGCGGGGGTGCGCGCGCACCGCTTCCTCACAGGTGAG
- a CDS encoding DNA gyrase/topoisomerase IV subunit B: MTVSAENLYGADDLTHLEGLEAVRKRPGMYIGSTDSRGVNHLFTEIVDNSTDEGVAGHATKIVVTLHADGSVEVADDGRGIPTDTHGKSGLSGVELVLTRLHAGGKFGGSGYKTSGGLHGVGASAVNALSLRFDVTVKYGGKVHEMSFARGVPGIFDGPGPKAKFTPQSGLRFVRKMKRGESTGTTVRYWYDARYFERGAQLDVDLVRAKLRHTAFLVPSVTYVLRTATDSAINEETFHYPNGLADMVEFLAPSGDRAVCETQFITGEGTYKENAADANGVMQSNVERRAEVEVALRWGTGYERTVECFTNTIRNVHGGTHRKGFERGLVRAVHDAISKTRGLLKAKEEPPILDDVCEGLTAVVHVRIPEPQFTSQTKDELSTSGITKVVQGLVEKHIKAWADNRRSRTEAKTVLQKIVDASRVRLTQKQQKDAARRKTALEGAAMPPKLVDCRSTGIARSELFLVEGDSALGSARMARVSEYQALLPLRGKILNVQKANLGEALKNAEIASIVQVLGAGTGRTFDISTMRYGRVILMADADVDGSHIRTLLITLFARYMRPVIAEGRLYAAMPPLHKITTKGRDSRTFYTYTEREMEAKVAELERSGKQVVKPVPRFKGLGEMDADELWETTMNPATRSVRRITLDDADAAEAALELLMGEKVEPRRKWLITSAARVDQAAIDI, translated from the coding sequence GTGACTGTCTCTGCTGAGAACCTCTACGGGGCCGACGACCTCACGCACCTCGAAGGTCTCGAAGCGGTGCGCAAGCGGCCGGGTATGTACATCGGGTCCACCGACAGTCGCGGGGTCAACCACCTGTTCACGGAGATCGTGGACAACTCGACGGACGAGGGCGTCGCGGGGCACGCGACGAAGATCGTGGTGACGCTGCACGCAGACGGCAGTGTGGAGGTCGCCGACGACGGGCGTGGCATCCCCACCGACACCCACGGCAAATCGGGTCTCAGCGGTGTGGAACTCGTGCTGACGCGCCTTCACGCGGGCGGCAAGTTCGGCGGCTCCGGGTACAAGACGTCCGGCGGTCTGCACGGTGTCGGCGCCTCGGCGGTGAACGCGCTGTCGCTGCGGTTCGACGTCACGGTGAAGTACGGCGGCAAGGTTCACGAGATGTCGTTCGCCCGTGGTGTGCCGGGAATCTTCGACGGTCCCGGCCCCAAGGCGAAGTTCACCCCGCAGTCCGGGTTGCGTTTCGTGCGGAAGATGAAGCGTGGTGAATCCACCGGCACCACCGTCCGCTACTGGTACGACGCCCGCTACTTCGAACGCGGCGCGCAGCTCGACGTGGACCTCGTGCGCGCGAAGCTGCGCCACACCGCGTTCCTGGTGCCCAGCGTCACGTACGTGCTGCGCACCGCCACCGACTCGGCCATCAACGAGGAGACCTTCCACTACCCCAACGGGCTCGCCGACATGGTGGAGTTTCTCGCGCCCTCTGGTGACCGCGCCGTGTGTGAGACCCAGTTCATCACCGGCGAGGGGACGTACAAGGAGAACGCGGCCGACGCCAACGGAGTCATGCAGTCCAATGTGGAGCGGCGGGCCGAGGTCGAGGTGGCGCTCCGCTGGGGAACCGGCTACGAACGCACCGTCGAGTGCTTCACCAACACCATCCGCAACGTCCACGGTGGAACGCACAGGAAGGGTTTCGAGCGGGGTCTCGTGCGGGCCGTCCACGACGCCATCTCGAAAACCCGTGGGCTGCTCAAGGCCAAGGAGGAGCCGCCCATCCTCGACGACGTGTGCGAGGGACTCACGGCTGTGGTGCATGTGCGCATCCCCGAGCCGCAATTCACGTCGCAGACCAAGGACGAGCTGTCCACCTCGGGTATCACCAAGGTGGTGCAGGGGCTCGTCGAAAAGCACATCAAAGCGTGGGCCGACAACCGCAGGAGCCGCACCGAGGCCAAGACGGTGCTGCAGAAGATCGTGGACGCCTCGCGCGTGCGGCTGACGCAGAAGCAGCAGAAGGACGCGGCACGGCGCAAGACCGCGCTCGAAGGCGCCGCCATGCCGCCGAAGCTCGTGGACTGCCGCAGCACCGGCATCGCCCGCAGTGAACTGTTCCTCGTGGAGGGTGACAGCGCGCTCGGCTCGGCGAGGATGGCGCGCGTGTCGGAGTACCAGGCGCTGCTGCCACTGCGCGGCAAGATCCTCAACGTGCAGAAGGCCAACCTCGGTGAGGCGCTCAAGAACGCCGAGATCGCGTCGATCGTGCAGGTACTCGGAGCGGGGACGGGGCGGACGTTCGACATCTCGACCATGCGCTACGGCCGCGTGATCCTGATGGCCGACGCCGATGTGGACGGCTCCCACATTCGGACGCTGCTGATCACGCTGTTCGCGAGGTACATGCGGCCGGTCATCGCCGAGGGCAGGCTCTACGCGGCCATGCCGCCGCTGCACAAGATCACCACGAAGGGGCGCGACTCCCGGACCTTCTACACCTACACCGAGCGCGAGATGGAGGCGAAGGTCGCCGAGCTGGAACGGTCGGGTAAGCAGGTCGTCAAGCCGGTGCCCCGGTTCAAGGGACTCGGCGAGATGGACGCCGACGAGTTGTGGGAGACCACGATGAACCCGGCGACCCGCTCGGTGCGCCGCATCACCCTCGACGACGCAGACGCCGCCGAGGCCGCGCTGGAGTTGCTCATGGGCGAGAAGGTCGAACCCCGCAGGAAGTGGCTCATCACGTCGGCCGCGAGGGTTGACCAGGCCGCGATCGACATCTGA
- a CDS encoding DNA polymerase IV, translating to MSTPDWVLHVDLDQFIAAVEIARHPELRGKPVVVGGAGDPSLRGVVATASYEAREFGVHSGMPLRTAARRCPDAIFVASDPPAYEEVSERVMAVLREFPVVVEVAGWDEAFLGVSGEQARDPERLANAVREAVSRRTGLSCAVGIGDNKHTAKLATGFAKPGGIYRLTRQNWTDVMGGLPTDALWGIGSKTRNKLAAAGITTVSDLAGADPTELAAEFGPTLGPYFRALAHGLGDRDVTATPYVSKSRSREITFQHDISDAERLREHLARLAERVAGDVAEEGRPVARVAVKVRFAPFVTRTRSVTLASPTNDAAVLAQAAADVFGRFTVDRPVRLLGVRAEFVRE from the coding sequence GTGTCCACACCGGACTGGGTGCTGCATGTGGATCTCGACCAGTTCATCGCAGCGGTCGAGATCGCCCGCCATCCCGAACTGCGCGGAAAACCCGTCGTCGTGGGAGGCGCCGGAGATCCGAGCCTGCGCGGGGTGGTGGCCACCGCTTCCTACGAGGCGAGGGAGTTCGGCGTGCATTCCGGCATGCCGTTGCGAACGGCGGCCCGTCGCTGTCCCGACGCGATCTTCGTCGCGTCCGATCCGCCCGCGTACGAGGAGGTGTCGGAGCGGGTGATGGCCGTGCTGCGCGAGTTCCCCGTGGTGGTCGAGGTGGCGGGGTGGGACGAGGCGTTCCTCGGTGTGTCGGGTGAGCAGGCCCGCGACCCGGAGCGCCTCGCGAACGCCGTCCGCGAGGCGGTGTCGAGGCGCACGGGGTTGTCGTGTGCGGTCGGGATCGGGGACAACAAGCACACGGCCAAACTGGCGACGGGGTTCGCGAAACCCGGCGGGATCTACCGGCTGACCCGGCAGAACTGGACCGACGTCATGGGCGGGCTGCCCACCGACGCGTTGTGGGGGATCGGGTCGAAGACCCGGAACAAGCTCGCCGCTGCCGGTATCACCACCGTCTCCGACCTCGCCGGGGCCGATCCCACCGAACTGGCAGCGGAGTTCGGCCCCACACTCGGGCCCTACTTCCGTGCGCTGGCCCACGGCCTCGGCGACCGGGACGTGACGGCGACGCCGTACGTGTCGAAATCCCGGAGCCGCGAGATCACGTTCCAGCACGACATCAGCGACGCCGAGCGGCTGAGGGAACACCTGGCCAGGCTCGCGGAGCGGGTCGCGGGCGACGTCGCCGAGGAGGGGCGACCGGTCGCGCGGGTCGCCGTGAAGGTCCGTTTCGCACCGTTCGTCACGCGGACACGCAGTGTCACACTGGCATCGCCGACCAACGACGCGGCGGTGCTGGCACAGGCCGCCGCCGACGTGTTCGGACGCTTCACCGTGGACCGTCCCGTGCGGCTTCTCGGTGTGCGAGCCGAGTTCGTCAGGGAATGA
- a CDS encoding CBS domain-containing protein, which produces MAQLVKELMTPQPVALPGDTPVRDAARRMRDDDIGNVLVSDGEEVRGIVTDRDLVVRGLADHDDLSKTRLRDVCSEQLITARPGDATGDVVARMREHAVRRVPVVDRGRPVGVFSIGDAAMEHDPDSALGDISSARGNR; this is translated from the coding sequence ATGGCACAGCTGGTCAAGGAGCTGATGACTCCTCAGCCCGTCGCGCTGCCCGGCGACACCCCTGTCCGCGACGCCGCCCGCAGAATGCGGGACGACGACATCGGAAACGTGCTGGTGTCCGACGGCGAGGAGGTCCGTGGCATCGTGACCGACCGCGACCTGGTGGTTCGCGGGCTGGCCGACCACGACGATCTCTCGAAGACGCGGCTGCGCGACGTGTGCAGCGAGCAGTTGATCACGGCTCGTCCCGGCGACGCGACCGGCGACGTGGTCGCGAGGATGCGCGAGCACGCGGTGCGCCGCGTGCCTGTCGTGGACAGGGGAAGGCCGGTCGGGGTGTTCTCGATCGGGGATGCCGCGATGGAGCATGATCCGGACTCGGCGCTCGGCGACATCTCGTCGGCTCGGGGCAACCGCTGA